The following is a genomic window from Ethanoligenens harbinense YUAN-3.
TTTACCCCGGCAAAAACCCGTTTCCACCATTGCGAAACCGCACTGGAAGAAGAACACCATAAACCCAGTAATGAGCACCCAGACAAAGTTGACGCCAAACTGCGCTTTGTTCGCCGCCGTCGCCACATCACCGATGGTTTCTTTTCCGGTGACCGCTCCCGCGGCGTAACCCGCGCCGGACGGATCGTTGGTGGCAGCCATTGCGACAGTGGACACAATGCACACAATGACCGACAGCAGGAAAACGATGCCAAGGATTTTTGCTGCTTTTTTCATGTTCATTCCCCCAAATATATTTTCAACGCCAGCCTATCGGTCTATATTTTGAGATACGCCGACGTCAAATACGATAAGAAGATGCAGACGTTCAGAAAAAACGTGCTTTATTTGGCCGAACGCTGCTTTTTAAAGTTGTTCCACGAAAATTTCGCGCTTTTCTTATAGACTTCTTCCCGCAGCTTCCGAACAGACAGAAAACTGCGGACACCAAAATAAACGACGACCAGACCAAGCAGCGCACCCGGCAGCGGCGCATTGAACACTCGAAATGTCACCTGCGCAACGATGCTATACGCTGTGAACACTGCGCCGGACAACGCGATGGCTGCCGCCATCACAAACAGGACGCGTATCGCCACTACCTTGTGCGCATCCGGTGATACAGCACCGCTCGCGATCTTATTCGGCTTCATAAATTCCACCACCTTCCGCATCTTATTCCCTGATGATATTGCCAAAAGCTATAGCGCCACCAATAAAAAAGCCAAGCAGTCTCCCCGACTGCTTGGCTTCATTGCCGTCGCAAATAATTAGTATGCTATATATTTTACTATATTGCGACGCAAAAATCAATTGTGAAAAACCATGAACGTACACAATGATCGCCGAACTGTTTTTAGCGGATTCTTCGTAACAGCCTTCTTATCAGACTTTCCGCCTGCGGCGGAGGCTCACACCCGGCCATTCCGGCCGCTCGGTGCATGCGTCCGGCCCGGCACAGACCGACCTTAAGAACCTCGTCTTCCGGTTTTCCCCTGAACGGCGCACGCTTTTTCCTGGAATATCGGCTGCTATCCGGATAACAATAAACCTATACCACGATAACGAGGTGCTTTGATGGGGTCTATCATGCCGTTGACGCTGATCACGATCGCTTTTTCTGCCATCATGATCTGGACAGGTGTTCTGGCGATCCAAAAGAAACGATATCCCCTGTTCCTAAAAACTACGGTGATTTACGCTCTGTCGATCTTTTTCCTGATGATACAGCCCGTAGCCGGTCTCCATGTCCGGGTATCCGTATTGGCACTTGCCTTTATTGCCGTCCTCGGGCATCTTGTGGCGGGAAACTATTGGAACTATTATGACCGTTCCAGGCACTTCGACCGATATTGGCATGCATTCGGTTCGCTGGCTTTCTCGCTTTTTGGTTACTCCGTATTGAAACAAACTGTCTCACATTATGTTTCTCGTGTGGCCGTCCCGAAATTTTATACCGTTGTGGCTGTCTCGACCATAGGCATATCCCTGGGCTGCCTGTTTGAGATATATGAATTCATTCTGGATTCTGTCTGCCATACCCATCACCAGCATGGGCTTACGGATACGGATGTTGATTTGATTGCCGATGTGATCGGCGCGGTGAGCGCCGGCATTGTTTCCATATTTGTCGCCCTGTAACCGACCCGGCACATCACCTTTTTCCGGGCTTATCCATAAACTGAACCGAGGTGATTTTTAAAAATGGACCAGTACAGGGATATTATAGATGCGCAGCGCAACTATGCGCATGTCAGCCGATGCATGAAAAAAATCTGCAAAGCATGCAACACAGAATACATCAACTTCTCGATCCGAGAAGAATCCCATAGGCCGCGGCATATTTCCTTGACATCTACGGCCGCCAAACAGCATACCATTCACCCGTGAAAAACGAAAACCATCTCCAGTCCTGCCGCCTAAAACGGCAGGACTTTTGGGTTTTTCCGGCTCCTTCACCGAAAGCGCCGATTCCGGTACATCGGCTGCTACCATATGGGGGCTTCATGCCGTAAAATTGCAATGCCCATCATCCTCTACCGCTCCGGACCCGTTTCATGGGCGGCACTCGCATTTCTCTGGGCGACAATGAGGAACAGATCATTCGACAGAGTACCGAGAAAGGCGGCAAGCAGCGTCAAGGATTTCACGTTCAATCTTGCCGCAAGAGCATTGGCAGCAGAGGCCGCCAAAATCGTCAGATTCTCGCCCGGGATACGGTTAGCCATGAGTATCACCCATATATCATACGGAAACCGTACGGGGATGTGAACACAGCCGCGCGGATCTCTCCCGAAATCCGTTGCAGCAAAGACCCCAACAGGTTATGCGACATCATTCGATCACAGAATGCGCATACCACTTTTCCCCACGAAACCGCCACAGGAAGACCACGCCGCGCACAAACCACTCGGCATCCATGGCAAACCAAAATCCCGCAATGCCGAGTTTAAGGACAAATCCAAGCAGGATGCCCATTCCCAGACGAAACAGCCACATGGAAAGCATGGAGACCACCGAAGTGAACCTGGCATCGCCCGCCGCCCGCAGGGCCGACGGCAGGACAAAGCTGGGCGCCCAGGCCGGTATCTGTGCCAATGCGGTGATAAACATGATCCACGCGATGGTGGGCAAAATGCTTGCGGGAGGATGGAACAGAGCGGGCATGAACGAAAGGATAGGAATCATAAGCAGCGCAGTGAGCACATAGGAACCAGCCGTCAGCCACATGAAACTGCGGATGAACTTTTTCGTGTCCTTCAAGCTGCCGTATCCCATGCATTGCCCAGCCACGGTTACAATGGACAGCAACAGCGCGCTGCCGGGGATTTGCGTCACACCAAGCACTGCGTTACAGATGGCGTTGACCGCGATCGCATAGGTACCCAGACCCACAATAAAGATCTGTGTCAAAATTTTGCCACCGTTAAAAAACATTTGCTCGGCCGCAAACGGCAAACCGATAAACAAGATCTGCCGGGCCATTGCGAACGAAACGTGAAAAACATCGCGCCCGCAGAAATGCAGCGATGTATTAACGCGCATGAGATAAAACAATGCACAGGCGGCTCCGAGATAACGGGACAGATTGATGGAAATCGCCATTCCCAGCACTCCCAAGTGCAGGACGTTGATAAAAATCAGATTGAAGCCGACATAGGATAGATTCATGATGAGCGAAAGCGAAAGCGCACTGCGAGCTTCCCCCACGCCGCGCAGCGCACCGCAGACACTCTCCTCCAGCGCGATTCCGCAATAAGACAGGCCGCTGCCGATCAGATAAATACGCGCATTTGTCATCACATCCGGGGCGGCCCGACCAAACAGGAAACCGAGCACCGGACCATGCAGCAAAACAAACAACAGACTGATACCGAAGGCGAATGCGAAGACCGATGTCACCGAACCAGCCGTAGCCTTGGAAACCATTGCATGGTTACCGCGCCCTTTATACTGCGCGACCACAACCGTGCCCCCGGTGGAAACGGCAACAAATACGGAAACCAAGAAAATATTGACCGAGTCCACCATGTTGACCGCGCTGACTGCGGCCACCCCGGCAGAACTGATCATAGCCGTGTTGATGAGGTTGCTGCCGAACACAAACGCCTGATCAACAATGATGGGCAGGATGATGGCAATCACCTGCCGGTAATCCAAAAACTCACCCGACAGATACCGCCGCAACAGGCTTCTGATCCATATGCGGGCTTTCAGAAAAGCCTGCGCCCTTTTCCTCATCCATACCGCCACACTTTCCCGGCGGCACATATTCCCAACTGCACGCCGCATAAACAACATCTACAAACAAAAACGGAGCAACATGC
Proteins encoded in this region:
- a CDS encoding MATE family efflux transporter; this translates as MRKRAQAFLKARIWIRSLLRRYLSGEFLDYRQVIAIILPIIVDQAFVFGSNLINTAMISSAGVAAVSAVNMVDSVNIFLVSVFVAVSTGGTVVVAQYKGRGNHAMVSKATAGSVTSVFAFAFGISLLFVLLHGPVLGFLFGRAAPDVMTNARIYLIGSGLSYCGIALEESVCGALRGVGEARSALSLSLIMNLSYVGFNLIFINVLHLGVLGMAISINLSRYLGAACALFYLMRVNTSLHFCGRDVFHVSFAMARQILFIGLPFAAEQMFFNGGKILTQIFIVGLGTYAIAVNAICNAVLGVTQIPGSALLLSIVTVAGQCMGYGSLKDTKKFIRSFMWLTAGSYVLTALLMIPILSFMPALFHPPASILPTIAWIMFITALAQIPAWAPSFVLPSALRAAGDARFTSVVSMLSMWLFRLGMGILLGFVLKLGIAGFWFAMDAEWFVRGVVFLWRFRGEKWYAHSVIE